One Nicotiana tomentosiformis chromosome 4, ASM39032v3, whole genome shotgun sequence genomic window carries:
- the LOC138909365 gene encoding uncharacterized protein — protein sequence MKRVVGIGGIVRDNSGKRVMAYAKALHFCTNNTAETQAALFGIEWIAFNRIHNVILEMDSLLIVNMLTGSSSPFWEIHDDILKMKKIIQSHQIEVQHCYREENSVADTLSKYGATLNILPIATIFFNVQDMSRKIVGVYQMDRRKMPLFRFRRSKMKNQQLDGVG from the coding sequence ATGAAAAGAGTGGTCGGTATTGGGGGGATTGTTAGGGATAACAGTGGAAAGCGTGTCATGGCATATGCCAAAGCTCTTCACTTCTGCACTAACAATACGGCTGAAACACAAGCTGCACTTTTTGGAATTGAGTGGATTGCCTTCAATAGGATTCACAATGTAATTCTAGAAATGGACTCTTTATTGATTGTTAATATGCTTACTGGATCTTCTTCACCTTTTTGGGAGATTCATGATGATATTCTAAAGATGAAAAAGATTATTCAGAGTCATCAAATTGAAGTCCAACACTGCTATAGAGAAGAAAATTCAGTGGCAGACACACTTTCAAAATATGGTGCTACATTGAATATTTTACCTATTGCTACCATCTTCTTCAATGTCCAAGATATGTCTAGGAAGATTGTGGGGGTATATCAAATGGATAGGAGGAAAATGCCTTTATTTAGATTTAGGAGATCAAAAATGAAGAACCAGCAGCTAGATGGAGTAGGATGA
- the LOC104099534 gene encoding pentatricopeptide repeat-containing protein At1g03100, mitochondrial produces MIALRKLNLRIAACPFPLLRLFAFNGHYVVFKHAIQSGWSSEFVNRLGGFSRGNIEIQSGVKRNAFAQIAPFSTVAGTILVQAQDLGKMSEELENVIDEDKLDDAWVLYERHIQMAGFPRKSIVNKLVAAFAESSDFGQLERAYALVEQVFEENKHDLLGRNTLIYLALALAKCGLPIPASTLVRKLVETEKYPPVSAWSAILAYMSQTSDGAYLAVELVLEIGYLFQDGRVDPRKKSNEPLLSMKPNTTCFNIALAGCLLFGTTRKAEQLLDMMPRINLKADATLLIIMAHIYEKNGRREELKKLKRDMEEAPNVTEMQFRQFYNCLLSCYLKFGDLESASHMVLEMLRKAEKAKNSLGVANLLLGASRSGNASLANVPLDDAFDRNPDGSENLVSYEDLCRDRKFLKLQIIAKNLLDVLVIKLQKQIEFITSERGILQPTEKLYVKLVKAFLEAGRTKDLAEFLIKAEKEDSPVSVDDSSLVHVINSCISLGWLDQAHDLLDEMRLAGVRTGSSVYSSLLKAYCKENRAGEVASLLRDARKAGVQVDASCYEVLIQSRALQKDTQGALDLFKEMKESKIPRTGHQEFEKLVKGSAEGGDASLVMMLLHEIKEGQKVDYGVHDWNNVIHFFCKKRLLQDAEKAFKKMRILGHAPNAQTFHSLVTGYAAIGGKYVEVTELWAEMKSLAFSSGMKFDQELLDAVLYTFVRGGFFVRANEVVEMMEKRNMFIDKYKYRTLFLKYHKTLYKGKAPKFQSETQMKKREAALNFKRWAGLC; encoded by the coding sequence ATGATCGCTCTCAGGAAGTTGAACCTCAGGATAGCAGCTTGCCCTTTTCCTTTGCTCCGGTTGTTTGCTTTCAATGGTCATTATGTAGTTTTCAAACACGCAATTCAGTCTGGTTGGAGTAGTGAGTTTGTCAATCGGTTAGGTGGCTTCAGTCGGGGAAACATAGAGATTCAGAGTGGAGTCAAACGCAATGCGTTTGCTCAGATTGCTCCATTTTCTACTGTTGCTGGGACAATCTTAGTCCAGGCTCAAGACCTTGGTAAAATGTCTGAGGAGTTGGAAAATGTGATTGATGAAGATAAACTTGATGATGCATGGGTTTTGTATGAGCGGCACATACAAATGGCCGGGTTTCCTAGAAAATCAATTGTTAATAAACTTGTAGCAGCTTTTGCCGAAAGCTCAGATTTTGGACAGCTGGAGAGGGCTTATGCTTTGGTTGAACAGGTATTTGAGGAGAACAAGCATGACTTGCTTGGGAGGAATACTCTTATCTATCTTGCTTTAGCCCTTGCTAAATGTGGATTACCTATTCCTGCATCTACTCTTGTAAGGAAGCTTGTCGAAACGGAAAAGTATCCACCTGTGAGTGCTTGGTCTGCAATCCTGGCTTATATGTCACAAACCTCTGATGGAGCATACCTTGCTGTTGAATTGGTTCTTGAAATAGGTTACTTGTTCCAAGATGGAAGAGTTGATCCCCGTAAAAAGAGCAACGAACCTCTACTTTCCATGAAGCCTAATACTACTTGTTTTAATATTGCTTTAGCTGGATGTCTTCTGTTTGGAACTACTAGAAAAGCAGAGCAGCTTCTTGACATGATGCCCCGAATTAACTTGAAAGCTGATGCTACCTTACTAATCATAATGGCTCATATTTACGAGAAGAATGGACGAAGGGAGGAGCTCAAGAAGCTTAAGAGAGACATGGAAGAGGCCCCTAATGTGACTGAGATGCAGTTCCGTCAGTTCTATAATTGTTTGCTTTCGTGCTACTTAAAATTTGGAGATCTTGAATCTGCATCCCACATGGTTTTAGAAATGCTTCGGAAGGCAGAGAAAGCTAAAAATTCTCTTGGTGTAGCTAATTTGCTGCTTGGAGCTTCTAGAAGTGGCAATGCATCACTTGCAAATGTTCCCCTCGATGATGCATTTGATCGAAATCCGGATGGATCAGAAAACTTAGTATCGTACGAAGATCTCTGTAGAGACAGAAAGTTTTTAAAGCTGCAGATTATTGCTAAAAACTTACTTGATGTCTTGGTAATTAAGTTGCAGAAGCAAATCGAATTTATTACCAGTGAACGTGGTATTCTCCAGCCTACTGAGAAATTATACGTTAAATTGGTAAAAGCTTTCTTAGAAGCTGGGAGAACAAAAGATCTTGCAGAATTTCTTATTAAGGCAGAGAAGGAAGATTCTCCGGTTTCAGTTGATGATTCTTCCTTGGTTCATGTGATAAACTCTTGTATTTCACTTGGATGGTTAGATCAGGCACACGACCTACTGGATGAAATGCGCTTGGCTGGCGTTAGAACTGGTTCATCTGTTTATTCATCTCTTTTGAAAGCATACTGTAAAGAGAACCGAGCTGGGGAAGTTGCATCTCTGCTTAGAGATGCTCGTAAAGCTGGGGTTCAGGTAGATGCAAGCTGTTACGAAGTATTGATCCAGTCCAGGGCGCTTCAGAAGGACACTCAAGGGGCCCTTGATCTGTTCAAAGAGATGAAAGAGTCTAAGATACCAAGAACGGGTCATCAAGAATTTGAGAAATTGGTCAAAGGGTCTGCAGAAGGAGGTGACGCTAGTTTAGTGATGATGCTTTTGCATGAAATCAAGGAAGGACAAAAAGTAGATTATGGAGTTCATGACTGGAATAACGTAATTCACTTTTTCTGCAAAAAGAGGTTGTTGCAAGATGCTGAAAAGGCTTTTAAGAAGATGAGGATTTTGGGACATGCTCCAAATGCACAGACTTTTCATTCTCTGGTTACAGGTTATGCCGCCATTGGTGGAAAATATGTGGAGGTGACGGAACTATGGGCCGAAATGAAGTCTCTTGCTTTTTCTAGTGGAATGAAGTTTGATCAGGAACTGTTAGATGCTGTGCTTTATACATTTGTTAGAGGTGGTTTCTTTGTTCGAGCGAATGAAGTTGTGGAGATGATGGAGAAACGTAATATGTTTATTGACAAGTACAAGTATCGTACCCTTTTCTTAAAGTACCACAAAACACTCTACAAGGGAAAGGCTCCGAAATTCCAGTCAGAAACACAGATGAAAAAGAGAGAGGCAGCATTGAACTTTAAGAGATGGGCTGGGTTATGCTGA